A DNA window from Setaria viridis chromosome 2, Setaria_viridis_v4.0, whole genome shotgun sequence contains the following coding sequences:
- the LOC117843754 gene encoding protein SET DOMAIN GROUP 40 has protein sequence MEALLRWAAELGVSDSPPPPFPSSASAAAASYSAPSSCIGRSLVVADFPDAGGRGLAAARDLRRGELVLRVPRAALLTSDRVTADDPRVAACISAHRPHLSSVQILIVCLLAEVGKGRNSIWYIYLSQLPSYYTILATFNDFEVEALQVDDAIWVAQKANSAIKSDWEDATPLMKELEFKPKLLMFKSWLWAFATVSSRTLHIAWDEAGCLCPVGDLFNYAAPDDASFEEEDIAEVERLTDGGYEDSNAYCLYARKNYKKGEQVLLGYGTYTNLELLEHYGFLLSENPNEKTFIQLDVDIYSIGTWPKDSLYIHPNGHPSFALLCALRLWATPTNRRKAVSHQIYSGSILSTENEVEIMKWLISKCEGTLQQLPTTVEFDESLLVFLRKIQNSTNCRTDVKQSGFEQEFAVFLHFHHRLKLDCSDNSQLPVQFLRSLERWELAVQWRCNYKKTLKKCISYCKSLVHGLPLQLNQQ, from the exons ATGGAGGCGCTCCTCCGGTGGGCGGCCGAGCTGGGCGTCTCCgactcgccgcctccgccgttcCCTTCATCCGcctccgcagccgccgcctcctactcTGCGCCGTCCTCCTGCATCGGCCGCTCCCTCGTCGTCGCCGACTTCCCCGACGCCGGCGG GAGGGgcctcgcggcggcgcgcgacctGCGGCGCGGCGAGCTGGTGCTGCGCGtgccccgcgccgcgctgctCACGAGCGACCGCGTCACGGCCGACGACCCCAGGGTCGCCGCCTGCATCAGCGCCCACCGGCCCCACCTCTCCTCTGTGCAG ATATTGATTGTGTGCTTATTGGCTGAAGTGGGGAAAGGGAGGAATTCCATCTGGTATATCTATCTGTCTCAGCTGCCCAGCTACTACACTATCTTGGCTACCTTCAATGATTTTGAAGTTGAAGCTCTCCAA GTTGATGATGCCATTTGGGTTGCACAAAAGGCTAATAGTGCCATAAAATCAGACTGGGAAGATGCGACGCCCCTGATGAAAGAATTGGAATTTAAACCTAAGCTTCTGATGTTTAAATCGTGGCTCTGGGCGTTTGCAACG GTGTCTTCGCGCACATTACATATTGCATGGGATGAAGCTGGTTGCCTATGCCCTGTGGGTGATCTGTTTAACTATGCTGCTCCTGATGATGCTTCATTTGAGGAAGAAGATATAGCTGAAGTTGAGAGATTAACAGATGGCGGGTATGAAGATTCTAATGCCTACTGTTTGTATGCcagaaaaaattataaaaagggAGAGCAG GTCCTCCTTGGTTACGGGACATACACAAACTTGGAACTTCTTGAACACTATGGTTTTCTTTTGAGTGAGAACCCTAATGAGAAAACTTTCATCCAATTAGATGTGGATATTTACTCAATCGGAACTTGGCCAAAAGATTCTCTATATATTCATCCAAATGGACACCCCTCATTTGCACTGTTGTGTGCATTAAGGCTGTGGGCAACTCCCACAAACCGTAGAAAGGCTGTCAGTCATCAGATTTACTCTGGATCAATCCTTTCGACTGAAAATGAGGTGGAGATTATGAAATGGTTAATCAGCAAATGCGAAGGAACTTTACAACAACTACCTACTACTGTTGAATTCGATGAAAGTCTGCTTGTCTTCTTACGCAAAATACAGAACAGTACCAACTGCAGAACAGATGTCAAGCAGTCAGGTTTTGAGCAGGAGTTTGCTGTGTTCCTCCATTTCCATCATCGATTGAAGCTTGATTGTTCTGATAACAGTCAACTCCCGGTTCAATTTCTGAGATCTCTGGAAAGATGGGAACTAGCCGTCCAGTGGAGATGCAACTATAAGAAGACGCTGAAGAAATGTATTTCATACTGCAAAAGTTTAGTTCATGGACTTCCCTTGCAACTAAACCAGCAATAG